A single genomic interval of Cydia splendana chromosome 10, ilCydSple1.2, whole genome shotgun sequence harbors:
- the LOC134794359 gene encoding uncharacterized protein LOC134794359, which yields MDLIKDMDVADRVKDMDLIKDMDVADGVKDMDLIKGMDEADGIKDMDLIKDKDVADGTREEALIKDVDRVDHTEERDLTKDAVVAAKGEIEVRAKDGVPTMSKIMMKQ from the coding sequence ATGGACTTAATCAAGGACATGGACGTGGCGGACAGAGTCAAGGATATGGATTTAATCAAGGACATGGACGTGGCGGATGGAGTCAAGGATATGGATTTAATCAAGGGCATGGACGAGGCGGATGGAATCAAGGATATGGATTTAATCAAGGACAAGGACGTGGCGGATGGAACCAGGGAAGAGGCTTTAATCAAGGACGTGGACAGAGTGGATCATACAGAGGAACGGGATTTAACCAAGGACGCGGTCGTGGCAGCCAAGGGAGAAATAGAGGTTCGAGCCAAGGACGGAGTACCAACTATGTCGAAGATAATGATGAAACAATAG